ATGTGACCTCACCGGTGAGTGCACGAGAACTGATGGCGCAGGGCATGCGTCCGGGTCCGGCCTTGGGCGCTGCGCTGCGCAGAGAGCGTGAACAGGTGCTTCGGCAGATGCGCTGAAGCGGGAGGGTCAGTCGTTGCGGTCGCGCCAGCCCTGCTGTGCCAGGCCCCGCCAGTCTCCACGGGCTTTGAGGATTCGCTCGGCCAGTTCGCGCACAGCGCCATGGCCTCCCTTGCGATTCAGCACGGCATCGGCTTGTCGACGCAGCGGCCTGCAGCCATCCCGCGGCGCGATCAGCAGCTGCACACTGCGGCGGACGGCAAGATCGTTTAGGTCATCGCCCAGATAACCGGTGTGTTGCGGTGTCACTCCCACACGCTCTTGCAGGGCTTTCAGTGCGGGTGGTTTGTCCTTGATTCCCACCAGGCAGTGGTCAATTCCCAGTTGGCGTGCTCGCACGTCCGTGGCGCCGCCATGGCCACCGCTGAGAAAGGCCAGTTGGATCCCTTGCTCCTGCAGCAGTTTCAGACCCAGGCCGTCGCGAACATCAAAGCGTTTCTGCAGCCGGCCTTCCGCATCCAGCCAGAGGCCCCCATCCGTCAGCACGCCATCCACATCCAGCACCAGAAGCTTGAGCTCGGCCAGGGGAGATTTCAGTCGTTGCCAACGCCATTCACGCAGCAGTCGTCGCATTCGATCAGTCCTCCCTTTAGGCCAGCCCGGCTTGGACGAGATCATGCAGGCGCAGCAACCCATGGAGTTGTCCGTTGTCATCCACCACTGGCAGGACGGAGATCGGTTTGCGTCGGTTGTGTTCCATGCGTTGGATGGCCTCAACAGCCAACAGGTCGGCCTGGATGGTGATCGGGTCTGGAGTCATTAACTCGTTCGCCGTCAGCGTTGGCCAGCGCTCAGGGCCGTGTGCACGGAGCGCCCGGCGCAGATCTCCATCGGTGATCAGACCCAGCAACTGACCAGGACTGGCTGGGTTTTCAACCCAGCTGCTGCCGATGGCACCCTGGGTGAGGGTGCTGATCACATCCGGTAGAGGGGTTTGCGGGTGGATCGCTTGCAGGTGGGCCGCTGGAACCATCAGGTCGGCCACGGTCATCGTCAGCTGCTTGCCAAGGGAGCCCGCCGGATGATTCAGGGCGAAATCGGCCGGAGAGATGCCTCGCCGTTCCATCCAGACGGCTGCCAGTGCATCACCAATGGCCATGGCCACAGCCGTACTCGCTGTCGGCGCCAGGTTGAGCGGGCAGACCTCGCGGTCAACGGAGGCTTCCAGCACCACGTCACTGCCATGGGCGAGCGAGGAATCGGCGCGGCCGACCAAGGCGATCCGGGCGGTTCCGCGGCGTGTGAGGTGGGGAAGGATGGCCAGCAGTTCGCTGGTTTCGCCGCTGTTGGAGAGCAGCAGGCAGACATCGTCGGGGGCCACAACGCCCAGGTCGCCGTGCAGTGCATCCAGGGGGTTCAGAAACAGGGCCATCAGGCCGATGGACGAAAAGGTGGCGGCGATCTTGCGGGCCACGATGCCGCTCTTGCCCACCCCCGTGATCACCAGCTTGGCTTTGCGGTCAGCACAACGTTCAAGCAGGGTCAGGGCTCCCTCTACCTGCTCGCTGCTGAGTCGTTCCGCCGCCGCGGCAATGGCGGCCGCTTCCTCCTGCAGGCAGCGGGTGAGTGCGGACACGCGCGATCAATCACAACTGGAAGCCATTCTCGTCCACGCCAAACGCTTCGTTGATTTGGTTCTGGCAGGCTGATGACCCTTTCTCCGGCGTCCCTTGGCAGGTTTGATCCGTCCGTTGAAATCTGCTTGGGTAGATCTCCTGCTTCCGCTCTCGCTGCTGGGGTTGGTTTGGGAGCGCAGTGGCAACCCAGCCGGGATGGTCTGGATCCTGGCGATCTGGTGTGGCCTCAAGTTTCTGCGATGGCTCCCTGCGCAACCGGTGTATGGCGTGCTGATCGGCGTGCTCGTCGTGATTCTCAGCGCGGTGATTCATCCCGTGAGCGGATCGGCGCCCACAGATCTGCTGCTGGTGTTGCTGGCTTTCGCAGCGGGTCTTCAGCAAACCAAGGATCAGTGGCGGATCGGGCTGTGGCTGGTGCTGGCAACGGTGCTTGTTTCGCTGCCGTTCGTGGAGTTTGATCGATACAACAGCAATCTCGATGCCATCCCCTGGTCAGTGGTGCGTGATGCCCTGCCTCAGGAAGCCGTTCGAATCCAGAAGATCACCCTTAATCGCTCCGGGTATCTCTACGGGCTTTTCGCCTTGGTCGGTTACGGACTCTTTCGCGCCGAGGTCCGGCCTTGGCTCGCTCGGACGGCTGCGGTGGTCGGCTTGCTCAGTGTTGTCTTGGCGCTGGGGACTGCATCGCGTGCCGCGGTTGTGTTTCCGATCGCAGTCCTGATCGTGAGCGAACTGTGCTGGCGCTATCGCCATTGGGTGGCTCAGCGAGCGCGGTCCCTGTCAGTTTTGGTGGTGTTGTTTTCGTTGGTCTTCAACCTTGTTCTGTATTGGCCTTCCAGCCCTGTCGCAGCTGGTGATCCGGCCGATGTGGGTCGAGCCAAGATCGCGCAGTGTTTCGTCGGGCAGGCCGTGCGCTCCTTGCCAGATTTGGTGACTGGACAGGGCTATGACCGGGTGTCCGATCACTGTGCGGCCAGGGTGTTTCTTCCCGGTCGCAGCAAGGGCATTCCCCATGCCCACAACGTCTTTTTGCATGCGCTGGCCGACCAGGGCTTGGTGACCTTGCTGCTGATGGTGATTGCTCTGGCTGTGACGTTGCAGCGGTTGTTGGTGGGCCTGGTCGGTGATGCCGGACCCCTTTGCTTCACAGGCCTGGCCTGTGCCCTCTTCATCTTGGCCTCCTCTCTGGTGGAGTCGACGCTGCTTAAAACATCTCTGCAGCAGGTGGTCAGCGGCTATCTGCTGGCCATCGCCTGGGTGGTTTCACCGGCGCCGACGCAGGAGAACTCCCGTACCATCAGCCCATGAGCTTTCTTGCCGGTCTCAACGACGCCCAGCGCCGGGCGGTGGATCACCATGAAGGGCCGTTGCTGGTGGTGGCGGGGGCTGGAAGTGGCAAGACCCGAGCTCTCACCCATCGCATCGCCCATCTGATTGGTGAGCACGGTGCAGATCCCGCACAGATTTTGGCGGTGACCTTCACCAATAAGGCTGCGCGCGAGATGAAGGAGCGGCTGGAACTGCTTCTGGCTCAGCGGCTGGCGCAGAGTCAGTACGGCCAGCCCTGGAGCACCCTGCCGCCCGTGGAGCAGCGGCAGTTGCGATCGCGCATCTATCGGGAAGTCACCAAAGAGCTTTGGATCGGCACCTTTCACGCGTTGTTTGCGCGAATGCTCCGCTACGACGTCGACAAGTTCAAGGATGCCGAAGGCCTGACCTGGACCAAGCAATTTTCGATCTACGACGAGGCCGATGCCCAGAGCCTCGTGAAGGAGATCGTCACCCAGGAACTCCAACTCGATCCCAAGCGGTTTGAGCCCAAGAAGGTGCGCTGGGCCATCAGCAACGCCAAAAACCAGGGCTGGTTGCCGGAGCAGCTGGAGGCGAATGCGGAGGGGCAACGCGGCAAGCTCACCGCCGATGTCTATCGCCGTTATCGCAAGGCGCTGGCCGCCAATAACGCTCTCGATTTTGATGATCTGCTACTGCTGCCGGTGCAGTTGCTGCAGCAGAACGAACAGGTGCGTGGCTACTGGCACCGCCGATTCGCGCACGTGTTGGTGGATGAATACCAAGACACCAACCGCACTCAGTACGAGCTGATCAAGCTGCTGGTGACCGATGGCAAGGATCCCCAGCACTACGACAACTGGTCAGGCCGTTCGGTGTTTGTGGTGGGCGATGCCGACCAGAGCATCTACAGCTTCCGGGCCGCCGACTTCACGATCCTGATGGGTTTTCAGGACGACTTCGGGGACCAAGCCCCCGACGACGCCACCCGCACCATGGTGAAGCTGGAGGAGAACTACCGCTCCACCGCCACGATTTTGGAGGCGGCTAACGCGTTGATCGCCAACAACAGTGAGCGGATCGACAAGGTGTTGCGCCCCACCCGCGGTGAGGGTGAACTGATCTCTCTGACGCGGTGTGACGACGAAATCGCGGAAGCCGAAGCCGTGGTGCACAGGCTGCGGATGATGGAAGCCGCCAACCCTGAGCTGAGCTGGGGGGATATGGCGTGCTTGTACCGCACCAATGCCCAGTCACGTGCGATTGAGGAGTCCCTGGTGCGTTGGCGTATCCCTTACGTCGTGGTGGGTGGTCTGCGCTTTTACGACCGGCGTGAGATCAAGGATGTGCTCGGCTATTTGCGTCTGCTGATCAATCCCGCCGACACCGTCAGCCTGTTGCGCGTGATCAATGTGCCCAAGCGGGGCATCGGCAAGACCACCATTCAGCGGCTCACTGATGCTGCCAATCAATTGGGGATTCCGCTCTGGGATGTGGTGTGCGATCCGGAAGCGGTGCGTTCTCTTGGAGGACGTTCCGCCAAAGGTCTGCTGCAGTTCTGTGAACTGATCAACGGTCTGCGGGAGGGGCTGCATGACACGCCGCCTTCCGAGCTGATCCAGCAGGTGATGGAGAAGAGCGGTTACGTCAGTGAGTTGATCACCGAAGGCACGGATGAGGCCGAGGAGCGGCGTCGCAACCTGCAGGAGCTGGTCAACGCCGGTTTGCAGTACCAGGAGGAGAACGATGAGGGAGACCTGGAAGGGTTTCTAGCCTCGGCGGCGCTCGCCAGTGATGCCGACAGCAAAGACACCGCTGCTGATCGCGTCACCCTGATGACTCTGCACAGCAGCAAGGGTCTGGAGTTCCCGGTGGTCTGTTTGGTGGGGATGGAGCAGGGACTGTTCCCCAGTTATCGCTCCCTGGATGATCCGGCCTCGCTGGAGGAGGAGCGCCGCCTCTGTTATGTAGGCATCACCAGGGCCAAAGAGCGTCTGTTCCTCTCCCATGCCAGTGAACGGCGTCTCTGGGGCGGGATGCGTGAACCAGCTGTGCCCAGCGTGTTCCTGTCAGAACTGCCGGAAGCCTTGGTGCAGGGCGATATTCCTCGCTCCGGAGGCGCCGCGATTCGCCGTGAGCAGCGCCTTGAGCGACTCACCCGCATTGATCGCGATCAACCCAATTCGTCTGCAGGGGCGCCGGCGAATGCCGTGCGTCGCCGCCAGGCCGGTCCGGCCCCCGGCAAGAGCTGGGCCGTGGGTGATCGGGTGATGCACAGCAATTTCGGGGAGGGTCAAGTCACCCACACTTTTGGGAGTGGCGAAAAGGTGTCGATTGCTGTGAAATTCGCCGGCATGGGGCCCAAGATCCTGGATCCGCGTCTGGCTCCGATTGAGCCCCTCGACAGCTGACAACGTCTGTTGAACCAGATCTGCTTCAGCGCGGTGTCACCCAGCCGATCTCCGTCCAGGCGGTGGCGTCTTCGTTCAGCAAGACCTTGGCGATGTCCTTCGTAACGCTGATCAGCAGTGGCCCGCAGGTCTGAGGATCCACTAACAGCTCCAGCAGGGCCTGGTGCCGCGGGCTTCCGCTGCGGATCCCGCTCAGGTTCAGATCGACGCTGCCGTCATCCAGTTGCGCCCAGGCGCGCCGGTTGGCAGGGGCCAACGTGCTGGCCTGACCGCTCTCCAGCAAGGCGAGGGCTTGGGGTAAAGCGGGAATGGCCAGGCCGTCGAGCACCACGCGCAGCGATCGGTTGCGCTGCATTTCTCCCAGATGGCCCAGCAGTCCGAAGCCGGTGATGTCGGTGGCGGCGTGAACCAAGCCAGGCCGCTGGCTGTCGTGGGCTTGCAGCGCCTCCACCAATGGATGCTGACTGGTGGCCATCTGATCGAGGGCTGTATCGAGAGCCGCGGGCAGGACCGCGCCGCGCATGGCCGCGGCGAACAGCACGCCGGTTCCCAGGGGGCGGCTGAGCAGCAAGCGGTCTCCCGCCTGCAGTCCCGCTTTGGGCCAGGGCGCATGGCTGGGTTGCCCGCTCACGTTCAGGATCACCTGCACCGCCCGGCTGAGTGGCGGGGGAGCAGTGCCATCACGGCTTTCCAGGGTGTGTCCTCCGATCAGCTGGGCGCCTTGAGGCGTGAGGGCTGAGCGAATGCCGGCCAGGGTCTGCGCCAGCAGCATTTCCTGGGTGTCAGGTGCGGTTTCTGGAAGCGTGATCACGGCCTGCGCCGCCGTGACCAGAGCCCCGCAGGCCCATAGATCGGAGCAGGCGTGCAGGGCTGTGAGACGTCCGTTCAGCCAGGGATCACTGATCAGGGCGGGAAACCCATCCACGCTTTGCAGCACAGGCGCCATGACACCGGCAGTGCGCACAGGCAACACCGCCGCATCTTCCGGTTCAGCGCCGAGGTTGCCGATCCCAGCCTGTTGCAGGGCTCTCTCCAATGGCGCCGCAGGCAATTTGGCTGCACAACCCCGGCAGGCCATCTCCGCGGCGTCATCCATTCCCCCGTTGCGCTCGAACATGGCCATGAAGCGGGCGTCAATCGAGCGTTTCCAGCGCCACAGCAGTGGGTGGGGACCGAAGAGATGGCCCCCCCGCAGGCCCCACGCCGTTGGCTGCCCGTTTTGGAAGCCCCCCAGCAGTTGCAGGGCCTGGCGCTGCGGCGTCCACGGCTGCAGCGGCTCACCTTTGAGCGCCGCCTCCAGATTGCGTGCAAGCGGCACAGCGGCCCGGACGGCCCAGACCCCCGATGGCGCGCGGGGATGGGCGTCCAGTACGGCGCAGTCTCCTGCGGCGAACACATGGGTCTGTCCAAGCACCTGAAGGGTGTCGCTTGTGCGCAGGCGGCCACTGCTGGGGCAGCAGGCCAGTCCACTCTCGGCAAGCCAAGCCGGCGCCTGGCTGCCGGTGCAGAGCAGGCCCGCTTCTGCTTGGCTCTGCGGGGGCGTTTGCTTGTTGGGTTGGTCAACCAGTTCAATCGCGGCCTGGCGGAGCGCTCTCTGGAACGTTGTTGGCAAGCGATCGCTGATGGCTTGGAGTTTCAAAGGGCGTTCCGGCCAGCGCTGTCGCAGGGCCAGGACCGTTTCCACTGCTGCCAGGCCACTGCCCACCACCCAGAAGGGTGTGTTCGCTACCGCTGGAGAGGTCATGGCGAGGTCCTGTTGCTGCAGGAATGCCAGTGTTGTTTCCAGGGGTTTGATGGGTATCAGGCCATCAGACTTGGTCGGTGTGGTTCGCGTGACGGCGCCCAGGTTGAGGCTAAGCCGGTCGTAAGGCAGGTCAGGACGTCCGCGTAGCTGCAGGTATCTGGCGGCGATGTCGAGTCCGGTGATTTCTGCGATCACCAGTGCCAACCCGGCCTGGTCAGCCAGATCCCGGAGGTCGACTTCTACTTGCTCCCGTTGATAAAGACCGGCGATCAGCCCCGGCACCATGCCCGAATACAGCGCCGTGCTGGATCGGCTCACCAGGGTGATCAGGCCCTGGGGGCGTTTGTGGGGACGCATGGACCAGCGGCGCAGCAGCAGGGCGTGGCTGTGGCCTCCTCCCGCTAGCAACAGACCACTCATCCGCGCTGGCCATAGCCCGCTGGATTGGCGGATTGCCAGGCCCAGCCGTCACGGCAGATGTCATCCAGGGAACGCCGGGTGCTCCAGCCCAGTCGCCGCAGTGCCTCTGATGGGTCGGCGACGGTGATGGCGGCATCACCTGGCCTGCGATCAACGATCGTGTGGGGAACTGGTTGCCCGCAGGCTTGGCCGAAGGCGTTCACCACCTCCAGCACCGAGATGCCCCGGCCGCTGCCGAGGTTGAGGGTGAGCAACTGGGGCGCTTCCGTCAGCAGGCAGTCGAGGGCCGCCTTGTGCCCTTCCGCCAGATCCATCACATGGATGTAATCACGCACGCAGGTGCCATCAGGGGTGGACCAGTCGCCTCCAAAGATCTGAAGACGCTCGCGTCGTCCCACGGCCACTTGGCTCACAAACGGGAAAAGGTTGTTCGGAATTCCTAGGGGGTCTTCACCGATCCGGCCGCTGGCATGGGCGCCGACGGGGTTGAAATAACGCAGACAGGCGATGCGCCATTGACCGGGAGCGCTTGCTGCCAAGTCATTTAAAAGTCGTTCAACAGCTGCCTTGCTGTGCCCATAGGGGTTGATGGGCTGGATTGGAGCCGTTTCAGGGATGGGAACCTGATCGGGATAGCCATAGAGCGTGGCGCTGCTGCTGAAGACAAGGGTGTGACAAGAGAATGCAGCCATCACGTTGATGAGGCTGATGCTGCCTCCCACATTCACGTGCCAATAGCGCAGCGGATCAGCCACGGATTCGCCCACGGCCTTCAACCCTGCGAAGTGGATCACGCCCTCAATGGGTTGACCTGTCTCTATCGCTTCTCGGAAAACTTTTTCGAGGACAAGGCTGTTGTTGATGGACCCTGGCACGGTCACGAGCCGTTTCGCGCTGGATTCACTTGGGGTGATCCCAGCGAGCGCAATGACGCGATCAAGCGCTCGACTTGAACTGTTGCTGAAGTCGTCCAAGACGACCAAGTCATAACCGGCTTCCAGCAAGACCACACAGGTGTGGCTGCCGATGAATCCTGCACCTCCAGTGATGAGCAGCTTCGCCATGGCCCGACCCTATGGCAGACCCTTGAGGCGGGCATCCTCAGAGGGGCAGACTGGTTAGCGGTCTCGAGAATTGCGTGAGTCAGCTGCAGTCCCTGCGCGGCATGGTGGATCTGCTGCCCGTCCAGACAAACCGCTGGCAGGCGGTGGAAGCGGTGGCGAGGTCACACTTTGGTCGCTCTGGATTCGAAGAAATCCGTACGCCGCTGCTCGAGGTCACCGAACTGTTCGCGCGCGGTATCGGTGAGGCCACCGACGTCGTCGGCAAGGAGATGTACAGCTTTCAGGACCGTGGTGATCGCTCCTGCACGCTGCGTCCTGAAGGAACGGCGTCGGTGGTTCGATCCGCTGTTCAGCATGGTCTCCTCAGTCAAGGGGCTCAGAAGCTTTGGTATGGCGGGCCGATGTTCCGCTACGAACGGCCCCAGGCAGGCCGTCAGCGCCAGTTTCATCAGATCGGCGTCGAGTGGCTGGGGGTCAGTTCTGCCCGCAGTGACGCGGAGGTGATCGCTCTGGCTTGGGATCTGCTCGATGCTCTCGGTGTCTGCGGCTTGGAACTGCAAATCAACAGTCTCGGCACGCCCGACGATCGCCAGCGCTATCGCGATCAGTTGGTGTCTTGGCTCGAGGCACGATTCGAGCAGCTGGATTCTGATTCCCAGCAACGTCTGACGACCAACCCCTTGCGCATCCTCGACAGCAAGAACGCGACGACTCAGGAGCTGTTGCGCAACGCTCCCACCCTGCTGGATGCCCTGAGTGATGAGAGTGCAGCGCGGTTCGAGGCCGTGCAGGGCTTCCTCACAGCACTGGGAATTCCTTATCGGGTGAACACCCGCCTTGTGAGGGGACTCGACTACTACGGCCATACCGCGTTTGAAATCACCAGCGATCAGCTGGGTGCGCAGGCCACTGTCTGCGGGGGAGGGCGCTACGACGGACTCGTG
This region of Synechococcus sp. NOUM97013 genomic DNA includes:
- a CDS encoding HAD family hydrolase encodes the protein MRRLLREWRWQRLKSPLAELKLLVLDVDGVLTDGGLWLDAEGRLQKRFDVRDGLGLKLLQEQGIQLAFLSGGHGGATDVRARQLGIDHCLVGIKDKPPALKALQERVGVTPQHTGYLGDDLNDLAVRRSVQLLIAPRDGCRPLRRQADAVLNRKGGHGAVRELAERILKARGDWRGLAQQGWRDRND
- a CDS encoding SIS domain-containing protein, whose amino-acid sequence is MSALTRCLQEEAAAIAAAAERLSSEQVEGALTLLERCADRKAKLVITGVGKSGIVARKIAATFSSIGLMALFLNPLDALHGDLGVVAPDDVCLLLSNSGETSELLAILPHLTRRGTARIALVGRADSSLAHGSDVVLEASVDREVCPLNLAPTASTAVAMAIGDALAAVWMERRGISPADFALNHPAGSLGKQLTMTVADLMVPAAHLQAIHPQTPLPDVISTLTQGAIGSSWVENPASPGQLLGLITDGDLRRALRAHGPERWPTLTANELMTPDPITIQADLLAVEAIQRMEHNRRKPISVLPVVDDNGQLHGLLRLHDLVQAGLA
- a CDS encoding O-antigen ligase, giving the protein MKSAWVDLLLPLSLLGLVWERSGNPAGMVWILAIWCGLKFLRWLPAQPVYGVLIGVLVVILSAVIHPVSGSAPTDLLLVLLAFAAGLQQTKDQWRIGLWLVLATVLVSLPFVEFDRYNSNLDAIPWSVVRDALPQEAVRIQKITLNRSGYLYGLFALVGYGLFRAEVRPWLARTAAVVGLLSVVLALGTASRAAVVFPIAVLIVSELCWRYRHWVAQRARSLSVLVVLFSLVFNLVLYWPSSPVAAGDPADVGRAKIAQCFVGQAVRSLPDLVTGQGYDRVSDHCAARVFLPGRSKGIPHAHNVFLHALADQGLVTLLLMVIALAVTLQRLLVGLVGDAGPLCFTGLACALFILASSLVESTLLKTSLQQVVSGYLLAIAWVVSPAPTQENSRTISP
- a CDS encoding UvrD-helicase domain-containing protein → MSFLAGLNDAQRRAVDHHEGPLLVVAGAGSGKTRALTHRIAHLIGEHGADPAQILAVTFTNKAAREMKERLELLLAQRLAQSQYGQPWSTLPPVEQRQLRSRIYREVTKELWIGTFHALFARMLRYDVDKFKDAEGLTWTKQFSIYDEADAQSLVKEIVTQELQLDPKRFEPKKVRWAISNAKNQGWLPEQLEANAEGQRGKLTADVYRRYRKALAANNALDFDDLLLLPVQLLQQNEQVRGYWHRRFAHVLVDEYQDTNRTQYELIKLLVTDGKDPQHYDNWSGRSVFVVGDADQSIYSFRAADFTILMGFQDDFGDQAPDDATRTMVKLEENYRSTATILEAANALIANNSERIDKVLRPTRGEGELISLTRCDDEIAEAEAVVHRLRMMEAANPELSWGDMACLYRTNAQSRAIEESLVRWRIPYVVVGGLRFYDRREIKDVLGYLRLLINPADTVSLLRVINVPKRGIGKTTIQRLTDAANQLGIPLWDVVCDPEAVRSLGGRSAKGLLQFCELINGLREGLHDTPPSELIQQVMEKSGYVSELITEGTDEAEERRRNLQELVNAGLQYQEENDEGDLEGFLASAALASDADSKDTAADRVTLMTLHSSKGLEFPVVCLVGMEQGLFPSYRSLDDPASLEEERRLCYVGITRAKERLFLSHASERRLWGGMREPAVPSVFLSELPEALVQGDIPRSGGAAIRREQRLERLTRIDRDQPNSSAGAPANAVRRRQAGPAPGKSWAVGDRVMHSNFGEGQVTHTFGSGEKVSIAVKFAGMGPKILDPRLAPIEPLDS
- the selD gene encoding selenide, water dikinase SelD, which encodes MSGLLLAGGGHSHALLLRRWSMRPHKRPQGLITLVSRSSTALYSGMVPGLIAGLYQREQVEVDLRDLADQAGLALVIAEITGLDIAARYLQLRGRPDLPYDRLSLNLGAVTRTTPTKSDGLIPIKPLETTLAFLQQQDLAMTSPAVANTPFWVVGSGLAAVETVLALRQRWPERPLKLQAISDRLPTTFQRALRQAAIELVDQPNKQTPPQSQAEAGLLCTGSQAPAWLAESGLACCPSSGRLRTSDTLQVLGQTHVFAAGDCAVLDAHPRAPSGVWAVRAAVPLARNLEAALKGEPLQPWTPQRQALQLLGGFQNGQPTAWGLRGGHLFGPHPLLWRWKRSIDARFMAMFERNGGMDDAAEMACRGCAAKLPAAPLERALQQAGIGNLGAEPEDAAVLPVRTAGVMAPVLQSVDGFPALISDPWLNGRLTALHACSDLWACGALVTAAQAVITLPETAPDTQEMLLAQTLAGIRSALTPQGAQLIGGHTLESRDGTAPPPLSRAVQVILNVSGQPSHAPWPKAGLQAGDRLLLSRPLGTGVLFAAAMRGAVLPAALDTALDQMATSQHPLVEALQAHDSQRPGLVHAATDITGFGLLGHLGEMQRNRSLRVVLDGLAIPALPQALALLESGQASTLAPANRRAWAQLDDGSVDLNLSGIRSGSPRHQALLELLVDPQTCGPLLISVTKDIAKVLLNEDATAWTEIGWVTPR
- the galE gene encoding UDP-glucose 4-epimerase GalE, producing the protein MAKLLITGGAGFIGSHTCVVLLEAGYDLVVLDDFSNSSSRALDRVIALAGITPSESSAKRLVTVPGSINNSLVLEKVFREAIETGQPIEGVIHFAGLKAVGESVADPLRYWHVNVGGSISLINVMAAFSCHTLVFSSSATLYGYPDQVPIPETAPIQPINPYGHSKAAVERLLNDLAASAPGQWRIACLRYFNPVGAHASGRIGEDPLGIPNNLFPFVSQVAVGRRERLQIFGGDWSTPDGTCVRDYIHVMDLAEGHKAALDCLLTEAPQLLTLNLGSGRGISVLEVVNAFGQACGQPVPHTIVDRRPGDAAITVADPSEALRRLGWSTRRSLDDICRDGWAWQSANPAGYGQRG
- the hisS gene encoding histidine--tRNA ligase; translation: MSQLQSLRGMVDLLPVQTNRWQAVEAVARSHFGRSGFEEIRTPLLEVTELFARGIGEATDVVGKEMYSFQDRGDRSCTLRPEGTASVVRSAVQHGLLSQGAQKLWYGGPMFRYERPQAGRQRQFHQIGVEWLGVSSARSDAEVIALAWDLLDALGVCGLELQINSLGTPDDRQRYRDQLVSWLEARFEQLDSDSQQRLTTNPLRILDSKNATTQELLRNAPTLLDALSDESAARFEAVQGFLTALGIPYRVNTRLVRGLDYYGHTAFEITSDQLGAQATVCGGGRYDGLVQQLGGAATPAVGWALGMERLLLVLEAAAAADPQGPAARLTAATPPDLYLVNRGEQAEACALVLARQLRGAGLAVELDGSGAAFGKQFKRADRSGAAWAVVIGDQEAEAGELVLKPLHSQRKESRHALEAWQSVVDLLSPTEAKPSS